From a single Capsicum annuum cultivar UCD-10X-F1 chromosome 12, UCD10Xv1.1, whole genome shotgun sequence genomic region:
- the LOC107849056 gene encoding LOW QUALITY PROTEIN: probable ubiquitin-conjugating enzyme E2 26 (The sequence of the model RefSeq protein was modified relative to this genomic sequence to represent the inferred CDS: substituted 2 bases at 2 genomic stop codons) — translation MEQNWRERGWVSDDLSRRALTKGFLNYKAITKDNPHTIAGTTSRCPNSGNNNSSNSDLIFHEDQNDRDEGMDNCNDASNYDDDDDDNLFYKNNDDDEYDYLSMQAQFDNIDLPAGVEATVSWLNEPSSSSNVSSQVSFSSHLASGQTSTPINSEHVSSNFPQVPSSSSTLVSGWSNSRGKKEATEDELMKKYQSFKHFDAVEDFSDHHYTNLGLLGEQPPKAXNKKVQDEXKILENDLLDIIYVRVCKEKKDLLRDVIIEPQGTPYHYGLFVFDILFSQNYPDVPTMVYYYSRGLRLNPNLYNYGKVCLELVNTWSGKGNEKWLPKTSTMLQVLVSIQALILNGNPFFDKPGYITSYAGCEGERRSHACHEHAFVLSLKIMKRRPPKVMIVYPGSNFYFIQIFCQKYVCISFGSLRVD, via the exons atgGAGCAAAATTGGCGAGAAAGGGGGTGGGTCAGTGATGACCTGAGCAGGAGGGCTCTAACAAAGGGATTCTTAAATTAT AAGGCTATAACTAAGGATAATCCACATACAATAGCTGGGACCACATCTAGATGTCCAAACTCTGGTAATAACAATAGTTCTAATTCAGACCTCATATTTCATGAAGATCAGAATGACAGAGATGAAGGGATGGATAATTGTAATGATGCGTCaaactatgatgatgatgatgatgacaatttgttttacaaaaataatgatgatgatgaatatgaTTACTTGAGTATGCAGGCACAATTTGATAATATTGATTTGCCTGCTGGTGTTGAGGCAACAGTTTCTTGGTTAAATGAACCTTCTTCCAGTTCAAATGTGTCTTCCCAAGTTAGCTTTTCAAGTCATCTAGCAAGTGGTCAGACGTCAACTCCTATAAACTCTGAGCATGTAAGTAGTAACTTTCCTCAGGTCCCTTCTTCAAGCAGTACTCTGGTGTCTGGATGGTCAAATTCTCGTGGAAAAAAAGAGGCGACTGAAGATGAACTCATGAAAAAGTATCAAAGTTTTAAGCATTTTGATGCGGTAGAAGACTTCTCAGATCATCATTACACTAACTTGGGCCTCCTGGG CGAACAGCCACCTAAGGCCTAGAATAAGAAGGTTCAGGATGAgtgaaaaatattagaaaatgaTTTACTTG ATATAATATATGTAAGGGTCTGCAAAGAAAAGAAGGACCTCCTTAGGGATGTCATCATTGAACCACAAGGAACTCCATACCATTATGGTCTCTTTGTCTTTGATATCCTATTCTCGCAAAATTATCCTGATGTGCCAAC GATGGTTTACTACTATTCTAGAGGTTTGAGACTAAATCCCAACTTGTATAATTATGGGAAAGTTTGTCTCGAGCTTGTTAACACTTGGAGTGGTAAAGGTAATGAGAAGTGGTTGCCCAAGACATCGACCATGTTGCAAGTCTTGGTTTCAATACAAGCTCTAATTTTGAATGGAAACCCTTTCTTTGATAAGCCTGGATATATAACTTCATATGCTGGATGCGAGGGAGAGAGGAGATCTCACGCTTGCCATGAACATGCTTTTGTTCTATCTTTGAAAATAATGAAGAGGAGGCCACCAAAGGTTATGATCGTGTATCCTGGTTCCAACTTCTACTTCAttcaaatattttgtcaaaa GTATGTATGTATCTCTTTTGGTTCACTGCGTGTTGATTAG
- the LOC107850145 gene encoding HMG1/2-like protein produces the protein MAKLITINALSQSLPLRKKEKSTEPKVKGKRNPNAPNHPPTALFVFMDEFRQTFKAVNPDWKRVSTIVLNSVVPNNNLLLPLYPFSFI, from the exons ATGGCAAAGCTGATTACGATTAATGCATTATCACAGTCACTTCCACTGAG GAAAAAAGAGAAATCAACAGAGCCAAAAGTTAAAGGGAAAAGAAACCCAAATGCTCCAAATCACCCTCCTACTGCTTTGTTTGTGTTCAT GGATGAGTTTAGGCAAACATTCAAGGCTGTTAATCCTGACTGGAAGAGGGTCTCCACAATAGTGCTGAATTCAGTTGTTCCTAATAACAATCTCCTTTTGCCCCTTTATCCCTTTAGTTTTATCTAA